A stretch of Solea senegalensis isolate Sse05_10M linkage group LG10, IFAPA_SoseM_1, whole genome shotgun sequence DNA encodes these proteins:
- the LOC122775389 gene encoding neuropilin and tolloid-like protein 2 isoform X1 has product MNVVWMFLLFIEEGFARAQKTKDDGAGSKGVKPSQWPQRSHHCGNWVRDTDGGTFSSPNYPNTYPPNKECLYVLEALPRQRIELVFDDTFHIETSFECRFDHIEVRDGPFSFSPLINRFCGSASPGLVLSSGRFMWIRFFSDEELEGIGFQVQYSFTADPEFHLHVGGLLNPIPDCQFELFGADGLIRSSQVDEEYKVKPDQAVDCIWTIRAPTNNRIYLRFLEYQMENSNECKKNFVAVYDGSNAIEDLKAKFCSTVANDIMLDTGVGVVRMWADEASRLSRFRMLFTSFSDPPCVGSAFFCHSNMCINTSLVCNGVQNCVFPWDESNCKEKKNKGLFHQITKTHGTVICVSTGVVLLLLIISILVQVKQPRKKVLVRKNDLFHRGEFEEEFDPPHYELFTLRDKEMSGDLGDLSEELQSLQALRRSSSASRCVHEHHCGSQVSVNSIKASQDAHCLERGSMELLPFRGDFHGTLPPFRDFNSSLRKKSWPSMKPGRTQGHHSVTDRAMERHDRVMEEEEEEEEEDGRYDVYVRRAGSRRGNYEMAQQRSLSMDL; this is encoded by the exons tctgGATGTTTCTCCTGTTCATTGAGGAGGGATTTGCTCGAGCACAGAAGACTAAAG ATGATGGTGCAGGATCGAAAGGAGTTAAACCGTCTCAGTGGCCGCAGCGTTCTCATCACTGTGGAAACTGGGTCCGAGACACAGATGGCGGCACCTTCAGCTCCCCCAACTACCCAAACACTTACCCCCCCAACAAGGAGTGCCTTTATGTACTGGAAG CTCTGCCCCGCCAAAGAATAGAGCTAGTGTTTGACGACACCTTCCACATCGAGACGTCATTCGAGTGTCGCTTTGACCACATCGAGGTGCGCGACGGTCCCTTCAGCTTCTCTCCACTCATCAATCGCTTCTGTGGCTCAGCCAGTCCGGGCCTCGTCCTCTCCAGTGGACGCTTTATGTGGATCCGCTTCTTCAGCGATGAAGAGCTGGAAGGAATCGGCTTCCAGGTCCAGTACAGCTTTACTGCAG ACCCTGAGTTTCATCTGCATGTGGGCGGACTTTTAAACCCAATTCCAG ATTGCCAGTTTGAGCTGTTTGGAGCTGACGGGCTGATCCGCTCCAGTCAGGTGGACGAAGAGTACAAAGTGAAGCCGGACCAGGCAGTGGACTGCATATGGACGATACGAGCACCAACAAACAACAGG ATTTACCTACGATTCTTGGAATACCAGATGGAAAACTCAAATGAGTGCAAGAAAAACTTTGTGGCTGTTTATGATGGCAGCAATGCCATTGAGGACCTAAAG GCCAAGTTTTGCAGCACAGTAGCTAATGACATCATGCTGGACACTGGTGTGGGAGTAGTGAGGATGTGGGCCGATGAGGCGAGCCGCCTCAGCCGATTCCGGATGCTGTTCACCTCCTTTTCGGACC CACCGTGTGTGGGCAGCGCGTTCTTTTGCCACAGTAACATGTGCATCAACACTTCTCTGGTGTGTAACGGCGTACAAAACTGTGTCTTTCCTTGGGATGAAAGCAACTGCAAAG agaaaaagaacaaaggtCTCTTTCACCAGATTACGAAAACCCACGGAACTGTAATCTGTGTGTCTACTGgagtggtgctgctgctgcttattatcTCCATCCTAGTGCAGGTCAAACAGCCGCGGAAAAAG GTGTTGGTGCGAAAGAATGACCTGTTTCACCGGGGGGAGTTCGAGGAGGAGTTTGATCCCCCTCATTATGAACTTTTTACCCTCAGAGACAAG gaaatgtctggGGATCTTGGGGATTTATCAGAAGAACTGCAGTCCCTGCAGGCGCTCAGGAGATCTTCGTCAGCCTCGCGCTGTGTACACGAACACCACTGTGGCTCTCAGGTCTCTGTCAACTCCATCAAAGCCAGTCAGGATGCACATTGCCTGGAGAGAGGATCCATGGAGCTGCTTCCTTTCAGAGGGGACTTCCACGGGACCTTGCCTCCCTTCAGGGACTTTAACAGCAGTCTGCGTAAGAAGAGTTGGCCAAGCATGAAACCGGGCCGAACACAGGGCCATCACAGTGTTACAGACAGAGCGATGGAGCGGCACGACcgggtgatggaggaggaggaagaggaggaggaggaggacggcaGGTATGATGTGTACGTGCGCAGGGCAGGAAGCCGCAGAGGGAACTATGAAATGGCTCAGCAAAGATCTTTGTCCATGGACCTATGA
- the LOC122775389 gene encoding neuropilin and tolloid-like protein 2 isoform X2 — MFLLFIEEGFARAQKTKDDGAGSKGVKPSQWPQRSHHCGNWVRDTDGGTFSSPNYPNTYPPNKECLYVLEALPRQRIELVFDDTFHIETSFECRFDHIEVRDGPFSFSPLINRFCGSASPGLVLSSGRFMWIRFFSDEELEGIGFQVQYSFTADPEFHLHVGGLLNPIPDCQFELFGADGLIRSSQVDEEYKVKPDQAVDCIWTIRAPTNNRIYLRFLEYQMENSNECKKNFVAVYDGSNAIEDLKAKFCSTVANDIMLDTGVGVVRMWADEASRLSRFRMLFTSFSDPPCVGSAFFCHSNMCINTSLVCNGVQNCVFPWDESNCKEKKNKGLFHQITKTHGTVICVSTGVVLLLLIISILVQVKQPRKKVLVRKNDLFHRGEFEEEFDPPHYELFTLRDKEMSGDLGDLSEELQSLQALRRSSSASRCVHEHHCGSQVSVNSIKASQDAHCLERGSMELLPFRGDFHGTLPPFRDFNSSLRKKSWPSMKPGRTQGHHSVTDRAMERHDRVMEEEEEEEEEDGRYDVYVRRAGSRRGNYEMAQQRSLSMDL, encoded by the exons ATGTTTCTCCTGTTCATTGAGGAGGGATTTGCTCGAGCACAGAAGACTAAAG ATGATGGTGCAGGATCGAAAGGAGTTAAACCGTCTCAGTGGCCGCAGCGTTCTCATCACTGTGGAAACTGGGTCCGAGACACAGATGGCGGCACCTTCAGCTCCCCCAACTACCCAAACACTTACCCCCCCAACAAGGAGTGCCTTTATGTACTGGAAG CTCTGCCCCGCCAAAGAATAGAGCTAGTGTTTGACGACACCTTCCACATCGAGACGTCATTCGAGTGTCGCTTTGACCACATCGAGGTGCGCGACGGTCCCTTCAGCTTCTCTCCACTCATCAATCGCTTCTGTGGCTCAGCCAGTCCGGGCCTCGTCCTCTCCAGTGGACGCTTTATGTGGATCCGCTTCTTCAGCGATGAAGAGCTGGAAGGAATCGGCTTCCAGGTCCAGTACAGCTTTACTGCAG ACCCTGAGTTTCATCTGCATGTGGGCGGACTTTTAAACCCAATTCCAG ATTGCCAGTTTGAGCTGTTTGGAGCTGACGGGCTGATCCGCTCCAGTCAGGTGGACGAAGAGTACAAAGTGAAGCCGGACCAGGCAGTGGACTGCATATGGACGATACGAGCACCAACAAACAACAGG ATTTACCTACGATTCTTGGAATACCAGATGGAAAACTCAAATGAGTGCAAGAAAAACTTTGTGGCTGTTTATGATGGCAGCAATGCCATTGAGGACCTAAAG GCCAAGTTTTGCAGCACAGTAGCTAATGACATCATGCTGGACACTGGTGTGGGAGTAGTGAGGATGTGGGCCGATGAGGCGAGCCGCCTCAGCCGATTCCGGATGCTGTTCACCTCCTTTTCGGACC CACCGTGTGTGGGCAGCGCGTTCTTTTGCCACAGTAACATGTGCATCAACACTTCTCTGGTGTGTAACGGCGTACAAAACTGTGTCTTTCCTTGGGATGAAAGCAACTGCAAAG agaaaaagaacaaaggtCTCTTTCACCAGATTACGAAAACCCACGGAACTGTAATCTGTGTGTCTACTGgagtggtgctgctgctgcttattatcTCCATCCTAGTGCAGGTCAAACAGCCGCGGAAAAAG GTGTTGGTGCGAAAGAATGACCTGTTTCACCGGGGGGAGTTCGAGGAGGAGTTTGATCCCCCTCATTATGAACTTTTTACCCTCAGAGACAAG gaaatgtctggGGATCTTGGGGATTTATCAGAAGAACTGCAGTCCCTGCAGGCGCTCAGGAGATCTTCGTCAGCCTCGCGCTGTGTACACGAACACCACTGTGGCTCTCAGGTCTCTGTCAACTCCATCAAAGCCAGTCAGGATGCACATTGCCTGGAGAGAGGATCCATGGAGCTGCTTCCTTTCAGAGGGGACTTCCACGGGACCTTGCCTCCCTTCAGGGACTTTAACAGCAGTCTGCGTAAGAAGAGTTGGCCAAGCATGAAACCGGGCCGAACACAGGGCCATCACAGTGTTACAGACAGAGCGATGGAGCGGCACGACcgggtgatggaggaggaggaagaggaggaggaggaggacggcaGGTATGATGTGTACGTGCGCAGGGCAGGAAGCCGCAGAGGGAACTATGAAATGGCTCAGCAAAGATCTTTGTCCATGGACCTATGA
- the si:dkey-30c15.2 gene encoding transmembrane protein 116, with protein MFTMELNGTLSGDMIDELTIVYLVSLTPSVIGSVSVLVVSLVRWKHLKQQQVHLLVQLTLADLLAALTLMFTSVMNRVRTDDSVTICQHSLPLSLTFYFVSFLLVVVYAWKSKDAIQGWRTRPAEDESEQSQYRRRILHIAVNVSVWLIPTAIYVGYVLTPFMKEALVIPVANKRINIRNNSKYCNSCLLFLHIWRDSCSDTEFKHDIFIRTFLFLVVIPVMLSCSVIYYKVGKWYERHHSQGIFPVEGDGRSRRRFSREFSTARNMVLVILFCWAPALVLILLSTLMTWTHVEQRSLFGLYLIQAASVSLQGFLNSMVYAWRRPNFTEAVLGENTPLVAHNHVAFFDESLKSSLTER; from the exons ATGTTTACCATGGAGCTTAATGGAACACTGAGTGGAGATATG aTCGATGAGCTCACCATTGTGTACTTAGTATCACTTACCCCCAG TGTCATTGGGAGTGTTTCTGTGCTGGTCGTGTCCTTGGTGAGatggaaacatctaaaacagcAACAG gtgcACCTCCTCGTGCAGCTCACCCTGGCAGACCTCCTGGCCGCTCTGACCCTCATGTTCACCAGTGTGATGAACAGAGTCAGAACAGACGACAGTGTCACCATCTGCCAACACAGCCTGCCGCTGTCACTG ACTTTTTACTTCGTTTCATTCCTGCTGGTGGTGGTTTATGCGTGGAAGTCCAAGGACGCAATCCAAGGATGGAGAACAAGACCAGCAGAGGATGAGAGTGAACAG AGTCAGTATAGGAGGAGAATATTGCACATtgctgtgaatgtgagtgtgtg GTTGATTCCCACAGCGATATACGTAGGATATGTGCTCACTCCTTTCATGAAAGAAGCGTTGGTGATTCCAGTCGCTAACAAGCGAATAAACATCCGTAATAACAGCAAGTACTGCAACAG TTGTCTTTTGTTCTTGCACATATGGAGGGACTCCTGCTCGGATACT GAGTTCAAACACGACATATTTATCAGAACCTTTCTTTTCCTCGTGGTGATTCCAGTGATGCTGTCTTGCTCT GTCATTTACTATAAGGTTGGTAAATGGTATGAGAGACATCATTCTCAGGGGATTTTTCCAGTCGAGGGAGACGGACGCTCAAGACGGAGATTCTCCAGAGAGTTCTCTACGGCCAGAAATATGGTGTTGGTCATCTTGTTCTGTTGGGCACCAG CTCTCGTCCTCATCTTGCTGTCCACCCTCATGACATGGACACATGTGGAGCAGCGCAGCCTGTTTGGCCTTTATCTGATACAG GCTGCCAGTGTGTCCCTGCAGGGCTTCCTGAACAGCATGGTCTACGCCTGGAGACGACCAAATTTCACAGAGGCCGTCCTCGGGGAGAACACGCCACTGGTGGCTCACAACCACGTGGCCTTTTTTGATGAATCGCTGAAGAGCTCGTTGACTGAGCGTTGA